The Thalassotalea sp. LPB0316 nucleotide sequence TAGGCTCGTTGCCCTCGTCAGACACATCCATTACCACAATGCGCTTGTGAATGTTAACTTGGGTAGCGGCTAAACCCACACCTTTTTCGTCGTACATGGTATCAAGCATGTCATCGACAATTTTTATAATTTCATCGTTTACTTCAGCAACTTCTGCTGCTTTGGTTCTTAATCTTTCGTCTGGGAATCTAAGTACGTTTAAAATAGCCATAATTTTTCAAAATAATTAGCAATATTAATAGGGATGTCGATTATATTTGTTAGTTTAACCCCAAGGAAAAACAAAACGGCAAATCTCGACATGCTCTAGCTAGAATGTTATGTTTCAATTTTAGCCATTAAATGCAATTAATCATAGTGGTTATTGAATAACAGGCAGGGTAGCATGTTAAAAAAAATAATATTAACAACAATTAGCTTTCTTTTACCTTTGGTCGTACTGGCTGATCAACTGACGCTAAAAGAAAATGCGCCAAAAACTTATATCGTTAAAAAAGGCGATACCTTGTGGGACATCTCAGGGATTTTCCTCAATCAACCTTGGCTTTGGCCTAAACTGTGGCGTTTAAACCCTGAGATCAATAACCCACATTTGATTTACCCCGGTGATGAACTTCGCTTAGTTTTCGATGAGCAAGGTCAACCGATGCTCGTCAAAGGTAAACCCGAACTAAAGTGGACACCAAAAGTTCGCACTCAGTTAAAAGATTTAAACCCAGTAGAAACCCTGCCACTCAATATTATTGAGCCTTATATTCAATATGCAAGCGTATTTGATAAAGCAAGTTTAGATAACATGCCTTATGTCTTGGGCAGTGATGAAGGTTATAAGTCGAGTGTTGATGGCTTCTACTTGTATATCAAAGGCAATTTAACCCTTGGCCAAAGTTATGCGGTGTACCAAAAAGGTGATGCTATTATTGATCCTCAATCCCAAGAAGTATTGGGTCATCACACCGTTTTAGTGGGCACAGGTAAAACGTTACGAGAAGGGGATATTGATAATAATATTCCAGCCACCTTGTATTTAGACGGAATTAAACGCGAAGTGCGCTCTGGTGATGTCGTGCTGCCGGTTCACCAAGATCAGCAATTACCATCATATTATACAATGCAATCTGCGAGCTCAGATTTATCGGGTGCTATCATTCATTCTGCATCAGGGGTCCGCGAGTTTGGTAAGCTTGAGGTGGTGATGATTAACTTAGGTGAAAGTCAGGGCGTAAAATTAGGTGACGTATTTAGTATTGGCCGTGTCAGCCCTGGTGTTGTAGAAACCAAGCAAGGCCCTGTTTATACTCAGGATGCGTCGCGTTGGCATCGCATGGCTAATAAAGCACAGTCTGACTACAATATGCCGACAGAAACGTTTGGACAAATGATGGTGTTCAAGCTTTATGATAAAACAGCAATGGCACTGATTTTAAATTCAACTAAGCCGATTAGGCTATCTGATATAGTAAAAGCCCCATAGATTAAGTAGTACTAAAGGCTATCTCTTAAGGAGGAGAGGTGGCTAAGTCAAACATCCATTATTGGCTCGCGGTACATTTAATACCGCGTTTAAGCCTCAGGAAAAAACGTCAACTTGTCGAGCAAATAGGTTTAACCACCTTGTTCGAGCATTCGCCCGCGTTGTCGGTATTACCATTAACTGAACGCCAACGCCTTGCGTTATTAACCCCCAATTGGTCTGAAATAGATCGCATAATAGCTGACGCCCAAGCCGCAGGTGCTGTAATTATTGGTTTTGATGACGCTCGTTATCCTTCGCAATTAAAACAAATTTATGATCCACCCTTAGTGTTGTTTGCTCGCGGAAATACGGATTTGTTACAAAAAACACAGTTGGCGATTGTCGGTAGTCGCAATTGTACGATTAACGGCCGAGAAATCGCTTATCAGTTTGCCGAAAAGCTCGCAAGCTATGATCTGGTGATCACAAGTGGCTTGGCATTAGGCATTGATGCGTTCGCTCATCAAGGGGCATTAGCTAGTTCGGGCAATACCATTGCAGTAACTGCCACTGGCATCGATATAACTTATCCGGCTCGTCATAGGCAGTTAGTGAACGATATTGTCGTTAAGGGCGGTCTTATTCTTAGTGAATTTTTACCAAAAACGGTCGCCAAAAAAGGTCATTTTCCTCGTCGCAACCGTATTATTAGTGGATTAGCACAAGGGGTTTTGGTGGTTGAAGCGAAAATTAAGAGTGGCTCGTTAATTACGGCAAAAATGGCACTAGAGCAAAATAGAGACGTTTTTGCTGTACCGGGCAGTATTTGCAATGAAATGGCGAGTGGTTGTCATGCGCTTATCAAACAAGGTGCTAAACTTGTAACTGAAGTGGCCGATATAATGAATGAGTTGGCCATTGAATTTCCTGAGGTAAATACTAAAGAAGATCACGCAAGTAAAAAGGAATGTGAAAAAACCAACGATCAAGGCTTGTTAAACGATGCATTGTTAGCTAGTGTGGGAGATGAAATAACACCAATTGATGTTGTTGTTTCTCGAACGCAACTTCCCATAGAGGAAGTGTTAAGTCGACTAACAGTTCTTGAGCTTAGAGGTCTGGTAGCTGCTGTACCAGGAGGCTACTTGAAGTTAACTAGGGGGTAGTGATGTTTGACATTCTAATGTACCTTTTTGAAAACTATATTCACTCCGAAGCAGAAGTAATGGTCGATAACGACACATTAACTGATGAGTTAAGAGGGGCTGGTTTTCACCAAGATGAAATATATAAAGCGCTAAAATGGCTTGAACAGCTTGCTGCTTTGCAAGATGCAGAAGCGTACCCATGTTTAACTAAAATCAATAACCACTCCGTAAGAGTCTATACGGCTGAAGAAATGCAGCTATTAGATACGCAATGTCGTGGTTTCTTATTGTTCTTAGAGCAAGTTAACGTGCTTGATTTTACCATGCGTGAGCTTGTTATCGATAGAGTCATGGAGCTCGATACCAAAGAATTCACTTTAGACGATTTAAAGTGGGTTATTCTTATGGTGTTGTTTAACGTACCGGGCAAGGAATCAGCGTATTCTCAACTCGAAGACTTAATTTTTGATGAAGTCCCTGATGGCCCTTTACATTAATACAATCTAGCAATAGTTATTTAGCGATACTTTGTGACATAATTGGCTTATCTAACGTTTTATAAGGTTAATTATGTCTGATCGCGATGACTCATTGTTTGAACGTCATGAACACGCCTTAGAAAAGGCATACGAAGTGTGCCCAGAATGTGGCTGTGAACTGGCTATAAAACATTCAAAAAGCGGTGCCTTTTGGGGCTGTGTTGCTTATCCCAGTTGCCAATATACTCGACCAATTGTAGAACACGAAAAAGTCGAAGATAAAATTCTAGTCGGTACGAGTTGTCCCGAGTGTGGCCATGAGCTTGCGGTTAAGCAAGGCCGCTATGGCATGTTTATTGGCTGCAGTAACTTTCCTGCTTGTCATCATATTGAAGATCCCAATGCTCATGAAGAGGATGAGAGTCAACTCGTCGATTGCCCAAGTTGTAAGACAGGGCAGTTACACGAAAAACAAAGCCGTTATGGTAAGACGTTTTATGCCTGTGATGGTTACCCTAAATGCAAATTTGTTGTTAATTATCAACCTGTTGTTGGTAGTTGTAGTGAATGTGGCTTTGATTTGCTAGTAAAGCGCAATATGGCAAGTGGCGAGAAACTTCAATGTGCCAATAAAAAATGTGGCAAGTTTCAGTAATTGCTTGATAGAAAAATAGCGACAATAAAGCCCTTAACTTATAACAAGTTAAGGGCCATTTTCTTTGTTTGAATAGTTTACCTTAGTTGCGAGATATATTGTGCAACTTCAGGAAAATCATCTTCCGGTAAAATCTTAGCTAGTTTATTTAACCGTTCAATGAGTTGAGCTTTACTATCACCACAAACATTAATGTGACCCATTTTGCGTCCAGGGCGCTTAGTTTTACCATACCAGTGCATCGCAACAGAAGGCACGCTAAAAATAGCGTGATCAACATGATCTGGCCCTAATATATTGATCATCGCTGACGGACGAACCAAGTGCGTTGAACCAAGTGGTAAATCAGCAACCGCGCGAATGTGATTTTCAAATTGGCTAGTGTCACTACCTTGTTGCGTCCAGTGACCTGAGTTATGTACGCGTGGCGCAATTTCATTGACTAACAACTGCTCGCCAACTTGGAAAAACTCAATCGCTAATACACCAACGTAGTCTAGTGCATTAGCAATACGGTCAAACGCTTGTGCTGCTTGTGCCTGTAGCTCCTGCTTTTCATTAATCGCCAGTGACACGCTTAACACACCATTGCAGTGGTGGTTTTCCGTTAATGGATAAGCGTGGGTTTCACCTTGTTTGTTGCGAACACCTACGAGCGAGACTTCGCGGTCAAATGGGATCATCTGCTCAGCGATAACGCCTTGTTGCTCAGCGCCTTTGGCTCCGTCGAAAAATGCTTGAATATCTTGCCAAATAGCATCGCTATCTGCCTTATCTTTAAGTCGCCATTGACCTTTACCGTCGTAGCCGGCGAGGGCGCTTTTTAAGATAAGTGGTAAACTCAATGACTCAAGCGCCTGATCAAAATCCGCTTTAGTATGAATAATTTTATGTGGTGCGTTAGCAACATCAGCTTTTTCAAGTAAAGCTTTTTCCAAGCGGCGATCGCCGCCAGTTTTGATTGCTTGGCTTGATGGAAACAATTTGCCTGTCGCTTCGCAGATCGCTAGCACATCGTGACTAATGTGTTCGAATTCTGCAGTGATGACATCGGCAAAGGCAAGACCATCTTCTAAATCACCGTAAACTAACGAATTTACTAAAGGGTCAATGACTTTACCTGAGCCGACATCATAGGCTCTAACTTCTATATTCAGCGGCTTGCTCGCTAACGCCATCATGCGTGCAAGTTGGCCTGCGCCTAGTACGAGAACTTTTTTCATCATTATGGTTGTGTTGGGTCTGGGTTGTCTAAAATAGTTTGGGTTTGTTCAGCGCGAAACTTCTCAACATTGGCCATAATTGCTTCGTCATGAGTCGCTAGAATTTGGGCAGCAAGTAAACCTGCGTTAGCGGCGCCCGCTGTACCAATAGCTAAAGTTCCTACTGCGATACCTTTAGGCATTTGAACAATTGATAATAGTGAGTCTTGACCACTTAGTGCTTTTGATTGCACTGGCACCCCTAATACTGGCAAGCTAGTAAAAGCTGCTGCCATCCCCGGTAAGTGCGCAGCACCACCAGCACCAGCAATAATAACTTTAATACCGCGATCTTTAGCATTCTCTGCGTAGTCAGCAAGTAAATGTGGTGTTCTGTGAGCTGAAACAACTTTTGTTTCATACTTAACGCCAAGTAAATCTAACATTTGTGCTGCGTGTGTCATTGTCGGCCAATCCGACTTAGACCCCATGATGATACCAACTGTCATGATAAGTGTGCCTTTTTTAAACTTGTAAGGATACTGCAAGAGGGCAGAAATGAATTATCGCATTATACCTTTGTTTCTAGCTGAACGAAACTTCAACAATTAGCTAGCTACAAGATAGACATATAAATCTAATCTTCAGCCTAAAGAAAAGCCTGACTTGTTGACTTAAAAACGCTCAGCGCAAGCTTATTAGACTAAAGCACAATAGCTATTTCCTATTATCCACATAAAATCTAGGGGTGTTTGTTTTTTAATCAGGGCGAATAAGATGAACAATATTTATCAACAAGGTCTCGATCAGGTGTATGCCAATAGCACGCCTTTATCCCCGGTCAATTTTCTTCAGCGCACTGCGCAAGTTTTTCCTGAACGCATAGCGATTATTCACGGCGAACTACGTATTAGTTATCGCGAGTACTATGAAAACGTCAATCGGTTAGCTTCTGCACTAATAGCGCGAAACGTTAAAGTCGGCGACACGGTTTCGGTGATGGCGGCAAATATTCCTGCATTTCTAGATGCTCACTTTGCCGTGCCAATGACGGGCGCAGTGCTAAACGCTCTAAATACTCGCCTTGATGCACAAGCACTTGCTTTTATTCTCGATCACGGCGAGTGTGATGTTTTGTTTGTTGATACTGCGTTTGCACAAGTGATGCGACAGGCATTGTCTTTATCGACGCGTAATCCATTAGTGATCAATATTGATGACGTTGGCAATGGCGATTTGATTGGTGATTTAACCTATGAGCAATTACTCGCCGAAGGGGATAGCCATTATACCGACAACTTTATTACCGATGAATGGCAAGCACTAGCACTAAACTATACTTCAGGAACAACAGGCAACCCTAAGGGGGTTGTTTATAGTCACCGCGGTGCCTATTTAAACGCGATCGGTAATACGTTAGTTTGGCCATTAGGTGAGCAACCCGTGTATTTATGGACTTTGCCTATGTTCCACTGCAACGGGTGGTGTTTTCCGTGGGCGATTACCGCTGCTGGTGGAACACATGTTTGTTTGCGCCAAGTAGAGCCTGAGGCTATTGTTCAATCTTTTGTCGATCACCAAGTGACGCATTTTTGCGGTGCGCCAATTGTCCTCAATATGATTTTAAATGCGCCAGCTCAGTTAAAACTCAATATCCCCCGAAACATAAAAGCGATGACGGCAGGCGCGCCACCGCCGGCTGCGGTGATTAAAGGCATGGAAATACTCGGCTTTGAAATTACTCAATCCTATGGTTTAACAGAAGTTTATGGACCTTGTGTGGTTAGCCAGTGGAAACCCGAGTGGGACAGTAAAGACGAAGATGAACGCGCGGCCCTAAAGGCACGTCAGGGGGTTAAATACCCAACGCAAGAGCATGTTGATGTACTCGATCCTGAAACCATGCAATCTGTGCCTAGTGATGCTACAACCATTGGTGAAATCATGTTTCGCGGTAATACCACCATGAAAGGTTATTTGAAAAACCCTACCGCCACTGAAAGCGCGTTTAAACACGGTTGGTTTCATTCTGGTGACCTAGCGGTTAAACATCCTGATGGCTACATAGAAATTCGCGATCGTTCAAAGGACATTATTATTTCGGGCGGTGAAAACATATCTTCCGTTGAGGTTGAGGGGGTATTATTCCAGCATCCTAAGGTGTTGGAAGCGGCGGTTGTGGCAAAATCCTGTGAAAAGTGGGGTGAAACACCTTGTGCATTTGTCACTTTGAAACCGGGAGAACAGGCGACATCAGAGGAAATAATCGCTTTTTGCCGACAGCATCTAGCCGGCTTTAAGTGCCCTAAAACGATTGTTTTTTCAGATTTGCCGAAAACATCAACGGGTAAAGTACAGAAATTTATCTTACGGGAAAAAGTCAGAAATATGCCAGCTCAAGCCTCTTAAAAGATAGGTGATGATATTTTTATTAATTTTCTGGCGATAGTAGGTTAAAGGGATATAATTAGCACTTTTCAATCTAGAGTAGATGCAACCTATTACGATGGAAAGTGCAATTCAAGCATATCAAGAAGGCGGTATTATCGCCTACCCAACGGAAGCTGTTTTTGGTTTAGGCTGTGATCCGAACAACCAAGCCGCCGTTGAGAAGCTTTTAGCAATAAAACAACGCCCAGTAGAGAAAGGGCTCATTTTGTTAGCGGCTAATTACTCTCAGCTTCTACCGTTTGTTGATGATCAAAAAATCCCACAGGATAAGCGTTACAGCGTATTATCGCGCTGGCCTGATGGCATTACTCAGGTTTTGCCGGCTAAGCATGATGTCCCCAGCTTTTTAACGGGTAAATTTTCTTCTATTGCTGTACGTGTAACTAGCCAGCCAGACGTCGTTGCTTTGTGCAATGCTGTTAATGGCCCGATTGTTTCAACAAGCGCTAACTTAACTGGGCATGAACCTGCAAGAACTGCACAACAAGTAAAGGAAGCGCTTGGCGATTTGGTCGATTATATCGTCGAAGGTAATACGTTAGGCTTTACTCAACCATCAAAGATTATCGATGGTTTAACCGGAGAAGTTTTTCGTATATGAGTCAGATAGATATAAATAGTGTTATTGATTATTTAAAGTCGTTACAAGACCAAATTTGTCAGTCGCTTGAACAAGCCGATGGCACAGGTAAGTTTGTAGAAGATAACTGGCAACGCGAAGCCGGTGGTGGCGGTAGAACAAGAGTTTTATCCGATGGTAGCGTCATTGAACAAGGCGGGGTTAACTTCTCCTATGTGTCAGGAGATAAATTACCGCCATCGGCAACCGCTCATCGCCCAGAGTTAGCGGGAAGAACTTGGCAAGCCTGCGGTGTTTCTTTAGTTATTCACCCGAAAAACCCTTATATTCCAACCTCTCACGCCAATGTTCGGTTTTTTATCGCTGAGAAAGAAGGAGAGGAGCCGGTTTGGTGGTTTGGTGGAGGATTTGATTTAACGCCGTTCTATCCATTTGATGAAGATATTAAACACTGGCATCAAGTCGCTCGCGATTTAACTTTACCGTTTGGTGATAAGGTTTACGATGAGCACAAAAAGTGGTGCGACGACTATTTCTTTTTGAAGCATCGCAACGAAACTCGTGGTGTTGGTGGGCTTTTTTTTGATGATCTAAATGAGTGGGGTTTTGATAAGAGCTTCGATTACATCAAAGCTGTTGGTGAAGGGTATATTGATGCTTATGTGCCGATTATCAATAAACGCAAGGCAGTTGAATATGGCGAGCGCCAACGACAGTTCCAGCTATACCGTCGTGGTCGCTATGTTGAATTTAATTTAGTTTTTGACCGAGGTACATTATTTGGCTTGCAGTCAGGTGGTCGAACCGAGTCTATTTTAATGTCGATGCCACCGCTTGCTCGCTGGGAATATAACTACCAAGCCGATGAAGGTAGCGAAGAAGCCAAGTTGATGAACTATTTATCTCCGAGAGAGTGGTTAAGCTAAATTACAAATAGCAAAAGGATTGTAACCATAAAAAAGCGTCTAATTTTTAAATTAGGCGCTTTTTTCATCTTGTTGAGTTGCTTTGGGTGATTGTTCAGCTTGATGCAAGGCTATTGGTGGAAAAGTTCCCTGTGTTTTATTGATGTAGATCATACTTTTTGTTTGTTTACATATTGATAACTTTTTTACATTTTCTTTTTTTGAGGTAAATC carries:
- a CDS encoding LysM peptidoglycan-binding domain-containing protein — protein: MLKKIILTTISFLLPLVVLADQLTLKENAPKTYIVKKGDTLWDISGIFLNQPWLWPKLWRLNPEINNPHLIYPGDELRLVFDEQGQPMLVKGKPELKWTPKVRTQLKDLNPVETLPLNIIEPYIQYASVFDKASLDNMPYVLGSDEGYKSSVDGFYLYIKGNLTLGQSYAVYQKGDAIIDPQSQEVLGHHTVLVGTGKTLREGDIDNNIPATLYLDGIKREVRSGDVVLPVHQDQQLPSYYTMQSASSDLSGAIIHSASGVREFGKLEVVMINLGESQGVKLGDVFSIGRVSPGVVETKQGPVYTQDASRWHRMANKAQSDYNMPTETFGQMMVFKLYDKTAMALILNSTKPIRLSDIVKAP
- a CDS encoding DUF494 family protein codes for the protein MFDILMYLFENYIHSEAEVMVDNDTLTDELRGAGFHQDEIYKALKWLEQLAALQDAEAYPCLTKINNHSVRVYTAEEMQLLDTQCRGFLLFLEQVNVLDFTMRELVIDRVMELDTKEFTLDDLKWVILMVLFNVPGKESAYSQLEDLIFDEVPDGPLH
- the purE gene encoding 5-(carboxyamino)imidazole ribonucleotide mutase is translated as MTVGIIMGSKSDWPTMTHAAQMLDLLGVKYETKVVSAHRTPHLLADYAENAKDRGIKVIIAGAGGAAHLPGMAAAFTSLPVLGVPVQSKALSGQDSLLSIVQMPKGIAVGTLAIGTAGAANAGLLAAQILATHDEAIMANVEKFRAEQTQTILDNPDPTQP
- the hemF gene encoding oxygen-dependent coproporphyrinogen oxidase, with translation MSQIDINSVIDYLKSLQDQICQSLEQADGTGKFVEDNWQREAGGGGRTRVLSDGSVIEQGGVNFSYVSGDKLPPSATAHRPELAGRTWQACGVSLVIHPKNPYIPTSHANVRFFIAEKEGEEPVWWFGGGFDLTPFYPFDEDIKHWHQVARDLTLPFGDKVYDEHKKWCDDYFFLKHRNETRGVGGLFFDDLNEWGFDKSFDYIKAVGEGYIDAYVPIINKRKAVEYGERQRQFQLYRRGRYVEFNLVFDRGTLFGLQSGGRTESILMSMPPLARWEYNYQADEGSEEAKLMNYLSPREWLS
- a CDS encoding acyl-CoA synthetase, with product MNNIYQQGLDQVYANSTPLSPVNFLQRTAQVFPERIAIIHGELRISYREYYENVNRLASALIARNVKVGDTVSVMAANIPAFLDAHFAVPMTGAVLNALNTRLDAQALAFILDHGECDVLFVDTAFAQVMRQALSLSTRNPLVINIDDVGNGDLIGDLTYEQLLAEGDSHYTDNFITDEWQALALNYTSGTTGNPKGVVYSHRGAYLNAIGNTLVWPLGEQPVYLWTLPMFHCNGWCFPWAITAAGGTHVCLRQVEPEAIVQSFVDHQVTHFCGAPIVLNMILNAPAQLKLNIPRNIKAMTAGAPPPAAVIKGMEILGFEITQSYGLTEVYGPCVVSQWKPEWDSKDEDERAALKARQGVKYPTQEHVDVLDPETMQSVPSDATTIGEIMFRGNTTMKGYLKNPTATESAFKHGWFHSGDLAVKHPDGYIEIRDRSKDIIISGGENISSVEVEGVLFQHPKVLEAAVVAKSCEKWGETPCAFVTLKPGEQATSEEIIAFCRQHLAGFKCPKTIVFSDLPKTSTGKVQKFILREKVRNMPAQAS
- the dprA gene encoding DNA-processing protein DprA codes for the protein MAKSNIHYWLAVHLIPRLSLRKKRQLVEQIGLTTLFEHSPALSVLPLTERQRLALLTPNWSEIDRIIADAQAAGAVIIGFDDARYPSQLKQIYDPPLVLFARGNTDLLQKTQLAIVGSRNCTINGREIAYQFAEKLASYDLVITSGLALGIDAFAHQGALASSGNTIAVTATGIDITYPARHRQLVNDIVVKGGLILSEFLPKTVAKKGHFPRRNRIISGLAQGVLVVEAKIKSGSLITAKMALEQNRDVFAVPGSICNEMASGCHALIKQGAKLVTEVADIMNELAIEFPEVNTKEDHASKKECEKTNDQGLLNDALLASVGDEITPIDVVVSRTQLPIEEVLSRLTVLELRGLVAAVPGGYLKLTRG
- a CDS encoding L-threonylcarbamoyladenylate synthase, whose translation is MQPITMESAIQAYQEGGIIAYPTEAVFGLGCDPNNQAAVEKLLAIKQRPVEKGLILLAANYSQLLPFVDDQKIPQDKRYSVLSRWPDGITQVLPAKHDVPSFLTGKFSSIAVRVTSQPDVVALCNAVNGPIVSTSANLTGHEPARTAQQVKEALGDLVDYIVEGNTLGFTQPSKIIDGLTGEVFRI
- a CDS encoding type I DNA topoisomerase; its protein translation is MSDRDDSLFERHEHALEKAYEVCPECGCELAIKHSKSGAFWGCVAYPSCQYTRPIVEHEKVEDKILVGTSCPECGHELAVKQGRYGMFIGCSNFPACHHIEDPNAHEEDESQLVDCPSCKTGQLHEKQSRYGKTFYACDGYPKCKFVVNYQPVVGSCSECGFDLLVKRNMASGEKLQCANKKCGKFQ
- a CDS encoding 5-(carboxyamino)imidazole ribonucleotide synthase, producing the protein MKKVLVLGAGQLARMMALASKPLNIEVRAYDVGSGKVIDPLVNSLVYGDLEDGLAFADVITAEFEHISHDVLAICEATGKLFPSSQAIKTGGDRRLEKALLEKADVANAPHKIIHTKADFDQALESLSLPLILKSALAGYDGKGQWRLKDKADSDAIWQDIQAFFDGAKGAEQQGVIAEQMIPFDREVSLVGVRNKQGETHAYPLTENHHCNGVLSVSLAINEKQELQAQAAQAFDRIANALDYVGVLAIEFFQVGEQLLVNEIAPRVHNSGHWTQQGSDTSQFENHIRAVADLPLGSTHLVRPSAMINILGPDHVDHAIFSVPSVAMHWYGKTKRPGRKMGHINVCGDSKAQLIERLNKLAKILPEDDFPEVAQYISQLR